A segment of the Symmachiella macrocystis genome:
TCCGCGAACATTATACGCGCCTGGATTTTTACCTGATGCCCGAGATCCCCCTGTGGCAAAAACTGTGCTTTGGGGCGTTCGTAGTATTTGTCATCGCCATCATCGCTACCTTTGTGGTGCGGATGACGGGACAGGCTCTACGTGATTTGAAACGGGCCGAGCCATGGGCTATTTTTGGATTAGCTTGGTTCACCACATTGACCGCTTCGCAGATCTCCGACCGATCGTGGTTGAACAGTACGTTCGCCGGACGGAGCTTTGAGGAAATTGCGGAATTCGTAGCGGCAGGATTTGCGCTGTTGGTGGTCTATCATTTCCCACGGGTTGCTGCACCCGTTGCTGCCACCTCGGAATTGGCGCCGCAAGCCGCATCGGCCAAAGCCGTCTAACAGGGCGAAGACATTATTCGCGAGCGCGTTCGATGTAATCGCCGGTTCGCGTATCGATTTTGATCTTCTCGCCAGTCTCGACGAATGCCGGGACTGTGATCGTGGCGCCTGTTTCTACCGTTGCCGGCTTGGTCAATGAGCTGGCAGTATTTCCCCGCGCGGCTGGCTCGGTATAGGTGACTTCCAACACGACGTGTGGCGGAGCCGTGATGTCGATCAATTGCTCGTTCCAATAGAGCAGTCCGCAGGTCATACCTTCTTGCAGGTACTGCGCCGCATCTCCACAAGCATCCTGGGCCAATGGATATTGTTCGTAGGTTTCGTTGTCCATGAAGACCAAATTTTCGCCGTCGCGATAGGTGAACTGACCTTCGCCTTGGCGGACATCGGCGCCTTCCAGGCTATCACCACTCTTGTAGGTCCGATCCAAAATCGTGCCCTTAAATAGGTGTTTCAGCCGCGTTTTATACAGGGCTTGCCCTTTGCCCGGTTTGACAAAGTTTAATTCCAGCATGTTGTAAGGTTCACCGTCGATGATGACCTTAACACCCTTACGAAAGTCGCCGGCGTTGATCTGTGGCATGGATTGAACTCGAAAAACTCTGGTGAATGAAAGCCTAGCGACACAGCAATCTGAGCCGCCGCTGTTTTAGAATCAGCAATAACAAGCAGTCCGCGGACCTGTTTTGGTCGTGGAAATCGCCGCGAGAATAGCAAAATCCTCTCCGCTTAGCTACCGTGAGGACCTGCCGTGGTCATGCCGCCATGCGATGCCTGCAGCGACTTGACCCTCCTGGATTTTCATAACCTTGGGCGTTTTCCCACAAGGTGACTCCCCGTGCCAACTCCTCACGCCACCACGCGTCAAACACTTTCACCACAAGAAGATACAGCGAATTGGCATCGCGCGTTGGCCGCTGCCGTGCGTGATCCCGATGAACTGATCGACCTGCTAGGACTGGGTGACGTATATCGCGAACCGGCTCGCCGAGCCGCAGGGTTATTTCCCCTGCTGGTCCCGCGTGATTACCTGGCGCGGATCGAACCGGGCAATCCCCGCGATCCGCTGTTGTTGCAAGTCCTGCCGTTGGCGAACGAGGAAGCGGTCGTCGATGGATTTTCTGCCGACGCGGTCGGGGATGCTCAGGCACATCGCTCGCCCGGGCTGTTGCAAAAATATACCGGCCGGGCACTGTTGATCACCACCGGCGCCTGTGCGGTACATTGCCGGTACTGCTTCCGCCGCGAATTTCCTTACGGCGAAGAACCACGGACGATGGAGGATTGGGAACCGGCATTCGCTGATATCGCGGCCGATTCTTCTCTGCACGAAATCATCCTCAGCGGCGGCGATCCGCTGATGCTGACCGATGCGCGGCTGGCCATGTTTATCGAGCGGTTGGATCGCATTGAGCATTTGCGTCGCTTGCGGATTCACACCCGCCTGCCGATCGTGCTGCCGCAACGTGTCACGGACACGTTGTTGGAAATGCTCACCACAATGCGGTTGACGCCGATTGTTGTCATGCACGCGAATCATGCCCACGAGTTGCAAGGCGACTGCGCAGCCGCGCTGCGAGAATTGGTGCGCGGCGGCGTGACGGTGCTGAATCAAGCCGTACTACTCAGGGACATCAACGATACGACCGAGTCCCAAGCCGAGCTGTGCGAACGTCTAGTCAATTTGGGAGTCATTCCGTATTACCTACACCAACTCGACCGGGTGAGCGGCGCGGCTCACTTTGAAGTTCCGGAACAAACCGGGGGCGGCATCATTGAGGAATTGCGCAAACGACTGCCCGGTTATGCGGTACCACAATTCGTGCGCGAAATCGCCGGTGAATTGCACAAGACGCCTTTGTAATTGGCTTCGCCCAGACAACCTCGCTCACGTCTTTCCGAAGGGCCATGGTTTGCCGCAGTCGGGACAGAAATCGGCGATGCGTGCAATCGCCCGGCTGCAGCCGGGGCATTTTTGTTTTTCCAGCTCGCGGGATGGATTTAAAATCTGATACACGACGAGCACAACCGCCAACAGCGCAAAACCGCCGGCAAAGATCCAGATGGCCAAATCTCCCACGAAGAAACTGAGCGACATTTTTCGAGCGCCTCCCACAGGCCTTGCGCTCTCGCGCGTGATTAAAGAGGACCTACTCCGCTTCTAACTCCTGCAGTCGTGAAGCAGGAATCCAGCCGTCGCGATCCCATCCACGCCCCAGATTATACGCCGCTACCAATTCACTCAACTGTGTCGGTGATAAATTCGCACCGCCGCTCGGGCCGGAATCCTCCGGAAGCGGGTCACTTAAAAACCGCGCGGGCAGTGTATCTTCGGCGGGCGTCCAGCCTTGCCTGATGTTGTACAACTTCTTGGCCGTCACAATCCGCTGCGCCGTCGTCCGCAGTTCAGCAGCTGTGACACCGAATCCGGTGATCAAATTCAACATCTCGGCCAACTCCTCATGATAATCAACGAGAACGCCCCGCAGAAATTTACAGAGGATCAAAGAATCCATCAGTGCAGCTCGGTCTTCGGTTTCAATCGCCGGGGCGACAACCTCCGGACCGGCATGTAGTCGGTCATACTGCGCGCTGAAATCGACTTCATAGGCGCCCGAACGATTATGATCTGCACCACGCGTCCCGACGGCAAATCCCAAAGCCATGGTTTGCAGTGCCCGTGGTTCATAACCGGGCAACTCAAGTCCTTTGACGTGCGGCGCGAAATCCGAGGTATTTTGTCCGATCCGCGCCGCTGCAATTCGCGACCCTTCCGCCAACAAATCTCCCAAGTCTTGCCGGGCTCCGATTTGCTTAAGCATCGACAATACGGCGGCGCTATTTCCAAAGCGCAGATCTGCAGCCTTTAAGAAACCGCGCTCCGCGCACTCCATGGCAAAAGCGATCGTAGCGCCTGCGCTGATCGTGTCCATGCCGAGTTCATCACACAATGCCGACGCAGCCAGCACCGCTTCGGGGTCGGCGATGCCGCACAGCGGTCCTAAGGCGAAAAGGTTTTCATATTCCATCCGCACGCCGGCCTGGTTGTCGTGGCGATGATAAATGTGCTCACAACCGATCGTGCAAGCGGCACACGACGCGCGGGTTCGTTCGTGCGAGACCGCCATTGCCTCCGGCGCCAGTGTGGCTGCGCCCTCGAAAGTAGAGGTCTGAAAGTTTCGCGTCGGTAACACCGCCAACCGGTTGAACGCTAACAAGTTCCCCGCTGTCCCCAATTCGCGGTACTTGGCTGTCGCCGGGCCGAATGATTTTTTCGACAGCGTTTTACTCAGCGCAACCAGCCCTTCCGCATCATGAAACGGAGTGAGCCGATCACCGCGCACCGCAACCGCCTTGAGATTCTTGGCCCCCATCACGGCCCCCATGCCGCCGCGTCCCGCGTGCCGACCGTCATGTGAAATCGTGGCATACCGCACCAGGTTTTCACCGGCCGGTCCGATCGCAGCAAATCGAAATCCCTGACCAAGTTGTTGGCTCAAAGTTTCTGAAGCAGCGCTACTGCTTAGGCCCCACGCCGCCTGAGCAGGCTCGTAACGCACACTCTCCGGCTCAATCACTAAACAAGTTGGTTCCTCGGCCGCACCCACAATCACCAGAGCGTCGTAACCGGTTTTTTTTCCAGCGATTGCAAAGTGCGATGAAGAGAGCGAATCGTTGATCCGCTGTGTGAGCGGCGACTTGCCCATCACCACAAACTTAGCCGACGTCGTCAGCGGACTCCCCACCAGCGGGCTGAACACAAATAACAACGGCGCCTCGGCTGCGAGCGGGTCGAACCCATCACGGCTCTCCTGCAGCAAAATCCAAGTCCCCAGCCCACTCCCCCCCACAAACCGCCGTAAAACCTCCCCCGAAATCGGCACCGCAACCGCCGTACGCGCGGACAAATCCACACGCAAAAAGCGACCATGATAACCGGGCGGGGTAGAAGACATGATTTCTCGTTTTACGCGATTCCGTGAGGCATTCCGCGATTTTTATTAGAACTCTTGGCCACAGATTGAAATCACCACGAATCCTACCCCCCTGCGTCGGCGGAGAGGATGAGGACGTTGTCGCCGTCGGTTAGTGGGGTTTCGGCGGCAGTGACGAAGGCGCGGCCGTTGATGTTTGCTAGATAGCCCGATTTGAGGCGACCATCACGCTCCAGACACACATCGAGTAATTGCGGAAGTTCGCGACCGACGGCCAATAACAGCGATCGCAAATCACCGGCCGTGACGTTCAATTCCTTCACACCGGCGCGTTGTCGCGGAATTCCGAATAACTCCACATGAATCGGCATACCATCCCCCTACCTCCCGAACCAATCTCGGCTGTTACGTGTCGACAACGATTGCCACACCATCTGTCCTATCGGTTGTGCGGCCGCTTTGCAATTCCACCACGGGATCTGATTGTTTACCTTGCGCTGCTTCGCTAACATATCGCACGTCAACGGCCCCGTTTTTTGCAAAAATCGATTCGATGTCCTCCGCTCCCCTCGAACCTTCACTGGCCGCTCTTGAACGGCAAATCCAGCATGCCCTGGCGGCGGATCGGCATCGCTTGCGCCGTCGCGCACGGTCCATTCGCCAAGCCCAACAGCGCAAACAGCCGTTTGATAAAAACCTAGCCCGGCTGGCGGACGAAGTCCAGCAGAGCGTCCAGCTGAGGAAATCGCGGCTCGCAGGCCGTCCGACGGTGACTTTTGATGAAGAACTGCCGATCTTCGCTAAGCGGCAGGAAATCGCCGATGCGATTGCCAACCATCAAGTTGTGGTTGTCAGCGGCGAGACCGGATCGGGTAAATCGACGCAATTGCCTAAAATCTGCCTCGACATGGGACGCGGTATCGATGGCATGATCGGGCATACCCAGCCGCGGCGCATCGCCGCCCGTTCTGTCGCCGCCCGCGTCGCCGAAGAATTGGGCAGCACAGTCGGCCAGTCGGTGGGCTTTAAAATTCGCTTCACCGATGCGACCAGTCCCCGCACGTATGTCAAACTGATGACCGACGGGATCTTGTTGGCCGAATCGCAGGGGGACACGTTTCTTAATCAGTACGACACGATCATCATCGACGAAGCACACGAACGGTCGTTGAACATCGATTTTCTGCTGGGCTTCGTCAAACGCCTGTTACCCAAACGGCCGGAACTGCGGTTGATCATCACGTCGGCCACGATCGATGCCCAGCGGTTCAGCGAACATTTTGCCACGGCGACGAGACCGGCGCCGGTGATCGAAGTTTCGGGACGGACCTATCCCGTCGAAGTTCGTTATCGCCCGCTCGAAGGAGACAATGACAGCGAAGAGGCCGATCTGCAGCGAGGCGTGCTGAATGCGGTCGAAGAGCTAACCGCCGAAGATGATGGCGACGTGTTGATCTTCATGCCGACCGAACGCGACATCCGCGAAACGGCACAGGCTCTCCGCGGGCGACAAATCGCCGGCAGCCGCATGGGGAAAGGGACCGAGATCCTTCCGCTCTACGGTCGCTTATCGACTGCTGAGCAGAACCGCGTGTTTCAGTCGCACAACCATCGCCGTATTGTGATCGCGACCAATGTCGCAGAGTCTTCGCTGACCGTGCCGGGGATTCGTTCCGTGATCGATGCGGGGACCGCGCGGATCAGCCGGTATTCCGCACGGTCCAAGGTTCAACGTCTGCCGATCGAACCGATTTCCCGCGCGTCGGCCGACCAGCGCAAAGGCCGTTGCGGCCGTTTGGGACCGGGGATTTGTATTCGTCTCTACAGTGAGCAAGATTACCTGACGCGCGATGAATTCACCTCGCCGGAGATTCAACGCACCAACTTAGCAGCCGTCATTTTGCAAACGTTGTCGCTGAAACTGGGCGCCATTGAAGAGTACCCGTTTCTCGATCCGCCCAAACCCATTGCCATTCGCGAAGGCTATAGCACGCTGTTTGAGTTGGGTGCGATTGACGACCGCGATCAACTGACCGACATCGGCCGCAAACTGAGCCGTCTGCCCGTCGATCCCCGCGTGGGGCGGATGGTCTTGGCCGCTCACGAAGAAAACTGTTTGCGGGAAGTTCTGATCATCGCCGCTGCATTGGAACTGCAAGACCCCCGCGAACGCCCGGTCGACAAACAACAGGCGGCCGACACCTGCCATGAACAATTTGTTCACGAAGAATCGGACTTTCTGGGCTACTTGAAACTGTGGGATTTCTACGAAGGTCTCAAACATGACCTTTCGCGGAATCGGTTGCGTAAGGCTTGCCAGCAAAATTTTCTCTCCTACAACCGCATGCGGGAATGGCAGGAGATTCACCGGCAACTGTTGCAAATCGTCGAGCAGAATAAACTCAAACAACAGCCGCGTCGCGACGATTACGATGCCATTCATCGCTCCCTGCTGACCGGATTATTATCTGGGATCGCGAACCGGACCGACACCTATGAATACACCGGCGCCGGCGGACAAAAGCTAAACCTGTGGCCCGGGTCGGCGACGTTTGAGAAAAAACCAAAGTGGGTTGTCGCCGCTGAGTTGGTCGAAACCACACGGCGCTACGCCCGCGTTGTGGCCCGCATCAATCCGAATTGGATCGAACCGCTGGCTGGTCACCTTGTCGTCCGCACGCACAGTGAACCGCATTGGGTCCCCGAAACCGGATCGGTGATGGCGTATGAAAAAGTGACGCTCTTTGGCCTGCCGATCATTCCGCGCCGGCGGATTCCCTATGGCAGCGTCAATGCTCCGGTGGCGCGGGAGATGTTTATTCAACATGGACTGGTCGAAGGCGACTGGCAGACCCCAGTCAAGTTTTTCGCGCACAATCAGCAACTCATCGAACAACTCGAAGAGATGGCCGCCAAGTCGCGCCGCCGTGATTTTTTTTTGGGCGAGGAAGCCCGCTACGAATTTTACGACAGCCGCATTCCCCCGCACGCCTATGATGGAGCACGACTGCGGAAGTGGCTCCGTAAAGTTGAGCAGACCACGCCAAACATCTTGCACATGACGCAAGCGGATCTGTTGGTCGACCATTCCGAAGCTGTTACGGATACCGATTTCCCCGATGCGATCACTATCGACAAAATGCAATTGCCGCTCGAGTACCATCTCGAGCCGGGCAGCGACGAAGATGGTGTGACGTTGACGATTCCGCAGGCCGGTCTGAATCAATTGCAGCCGCACCGATTGGAATGGCTTGTGCCGGGATTGATTGAAGAGAAGATCCTGGCGCTGATCAAATCGCTGCCCAAATCCTCGCGGCGAAGTTTGAATCCCTTGGCCGAGACAGCCCGCAAGGTGGCGGCGGAAATTAGCTTTGGTGAAGGAGAATTCGCAACGGCGGTGGCAGACAAGTTGGCGGAGATCGCCGGCACCCGTTGTGCCGCATCGGAGTTTCAACAGGTGCAATTGCCCAATCATCTGCGGATGAACGTCCGCGTGATCGACTCCGAAGGCGAAGCGCTTGGCGAGGGGCGGGACCTGACGAAAATCCGTAAGAGCCTAGGGGCCGCTGCGGCCGCGAATTTCTCCGCCATCGACGATCCCACTTGGAACCGCGACGGCATTGTCACGTGGGACTTCGGCGAGCTTCCCAAACGGGTCGACATTCAGCACGGGGGTTTAGCGCTCAAAGGGTATCCCGCACTGATCGATACCGGCGCAGCAGTGAATCTACGGTTGTTGGATTGTCCGCTCAAGGCGACCTTCGAAACCCGTGGCGGATTGCGGCGGTTGTTTTATCTAGCGGAGCGCCGCGAATTAAAAGCACAGGCCGATTGGCTGCCGAACATCGATCGCATTTTGCTCAATGCGGCAACGCTGCCGGATTCTGCGATATTCCGGCAGTGCATCGCCGAATTGCTCACTGACCGGGCTTTTTTACCGACCAACGCGATTCCCCGTTCGGCTGAAGAATTCGAACAGCAACGCCACACCGGCAATCAGCGAATCGGCCGCGCCGTGCAGGAAGTTGCGGGCCTGTTGGAACCGATGCTCACCGCCTATCAACAGGCCTTGGTCGCCGTGGAATCGGCCGCCGGCAAGGGGTGGGATGCGGCCGTTGCGGACATGCGATTGCAACTGCAAGAATTGACCACAGCCGGTTTTTTGACGCGCACCCCGTGGAATTGGCTGCAACAACACCCGCGCTATTTCGAAGGCATTCGTCGTAGACTCCACAAACTCGCCCAGGGCGGCGCCCCGCGTGACAAAGAGCAACACGCCGTCATTCAACCCCGCTGGAACGCCTACCGCACCCGCGCCGCCGAACATCACCAGCGCGGCGTGTACGACCCAGAACTGATCCAATACCGCTGGATGCTCGAAGAACTCCGCATCTCATTGTTCGTCCAAGAACTCGGCACCAGCATCACGATCTCGCCACAGCGGTTGGATAAGCAAGGGGCGAAGGTCCGGGCCTAAGGCTGTAGGAGAAAATTGCAAAAAACTACGGCATTCGACGAACCTAGTGCCCGTCAGATTCGTCTCAATGGTATTCGGAAGGTAGCCGGATACGATTGGCCGGATCGCACTGCTAATGCGTGTGCCCTAATGGGCGTATGAGTTCGCATCCCATGCCTACGGCTAAGGAATTAACGTTTTCTGTGGTACTTAATTTTAGGCTCCCTTATAAATTGGGATGACGACCTAACTAGGTGATTGAGATGCAAAAAGTGCAATTACTCGGTGACTCTGTTTTTGTGATTCAGAATTTTCTTTCGCACTCTGAAAGTAAAGAACTCATCCGTATGAGTGAAATCCGAGGGTTCGAAGATGCTCCGATCACCACGTCGTCAGGATTCGAAATGCGGAAGGACGTCCGAAATAACAGTCGTGTGATGGTTGATGATGTTGCGCTAGCGGAGGACCTCTGGACGCGTGCAGAACAGTATTTGGTACCGACTTGGTCCTATCGTAAGCCTGTCGGATTCAACGAAAGGTTTCGGTTCTACCGCTATGAAGTTGGACAAACGTTCAAACCGCATTTTGACGGTTATTTTGCCCGCACCAATGGACAACGCAGCGAGTTTACGTTCTTAGTCTATTTGAACGACGACTTTGATGGCGGTGAAACGAGATTCTTTGAACCAGAATCGATCTGTGTAAAACCTGAAACGGGATTAGCCCTCGTGTTTCATCATCCACAGCTACATGAAGGATCTGTTGTTGTGAAAGGGAAGAAATACGTGCTACGCACGGATGTGATGTATGGCGGAGACAATTAGCCGAGCCTCGAAGAACTCCGCGTTTTATTGTTCGTCCAAGAACTCAGCACCAGGATCACCATCTCGCTGCAACGACTGGATAAACAAGGGGTGAAGGTACGGGCGTAATGACAGTTCACGCGTAACGGGAGGGCGAAGATCCTGCTGAGCCGCGCTGGTACGTTGGAAGTGATCAATGGGATTCTTTTCCTGGTTCCCAAACTCCGCTTGGGAACCTCATTCGCCGAAGCTCCGCTTCGGCATCGCACACGAAACTTGGAAACGCTATTGTGTAATTCCGCCAGCGAAGCGGAGCTTCGCGAAGATGCGTTCCCAAGCGGGAGCTTGGGAACGAGGGATAACGCGACGCATTATGCGGACCACGGTTCCCATGCAACAGTTCGCTCTTCCGCTCTATCACATGTTGGGTGGATCGTCGAAGGGGACGACGAATCTGATGCCACCACAGTGTTGGCAATCAAGTGGCGGCTGGGCCAGCCAGTTTGCCGAGAGCAGCATTGGTTTTTTGTGACGCGGGCACTCCAAATCTAGCTGGGGAATTGAAATCACAGAGTACTTCCGTGCTGGATCAAAAAATGCGTAGAGCCGATCCGCGACCGTGTGGTAGTACGGATCAACAAAGCTAATGGCAGATTGCGGCGGTTTTTGGATGTGCTCCAGAACTTGGCCATCGATCTTCTGATGAATGCGAACTTGCAGTCCGCAGATCGGACAGTAGTAACAGTACGCGGGGCTGTTGACGTTGTGGTTTGAGATGCCTGGAAAGTGAAAAGTCTCGCAGCCTGACGTACCGACCTCCCCACAGTTGGTGCAAATCGTGTTGAATGTCATGTCGATCATATGGCGGGTCATCATTCAGTGCGACGCTCTTGCGCGTGAATTGTTCCCAATGTTCATTTCAGAGTCGAGCAGCCGCAAGAGATGTTTCTGGATTATTTACCATTGTTCGTCTCTCAGATCCATGTCATACTTCGCGCGACACGTTGTCAAGGGAATTGTTTCCAACATGCCTATTTCCTAAACGGGAACGAGACCTTTTCAACAAGTCATTCATTTTGAAAACAAGCGTTAAGACTACGGCATCAGGGACTATTGTTCCCGTTGCTTGGCTGAAGAAAGGCCCGTCGGTGCAGCATCGACTGGATTCCACATGGACGAGCCCATAATCGTCAACCTCGATAGTTCATGGACAATTATTGTTGCCGTGATTGTGCTTTATGCAGGTCGATTTGCGACCTCGCACATCCGGTTTTTGCGGGAATTCAATATCCCTGAGGCGGTCAGTGGGGGCATACTGTGTTCTGTCGTGGTCGCAATTGTCTTCTCGATGTCAAATCATCAGATAACATTTGATTTGACTCTGAGAGATACGCTGTTGTTGGTTTTCTTTAGCACGATTGGATTGTCGGCAAAGTTTCGCACCTTGCTCGCGGGCGGAAAGGCCTTGGCATTGCTGGTCGTCTGCTCAATAGGATTTTTGATTTTACAAGACGTGGCAGGCATTGCTGTGGCGATGAGCTTTGGGCAACATCCCGCGTATGGATTGATTTCGGGCAGTATTGCATTCGCGGGCGGTCACGGCTCCGCTATTTCCTACGGCCAACTTGCCGCTGAACAAGGCCTTCCTGGAGCGTTGGAGTTGGGGATGGCCAGTGCCACGTTCGGATTGATCGCCGGTGGTCTCATTGGGGGACCGATCGCTCGGCGACTTATGAGTGGGCACAATCTGTCCGGAGAAATCAAGAATCAGGCGTTCGTTCCCGGACCGGATGAAACGAGCGATCCCGGGCCCGTGACTCTGAATGGGATGCTCGACTCGATCTTCGCACTGGCGATTTGCATTGCCGCTGGGGCCGCTGTCAATGAATGGTACACACAACGCAGTGAAATCCCGCTTCCTGGATTTCTAACTGCAATGTTTGTGGGTATCGTGATTACAAACTGTCTCGATGTCCTGAAGATTGATTTACACAAAGCTTCGATCAGCCTCTGTAGCGATGTGAGTTTGCAGCTCTTTTTGGCGATGAGCTTGATGAGCCTACAATTGTGGAGCTTGCAAGGTGCGTTTGGTTACTTGTTGATCATTCTGCTAACGCAAATCGCGGTCATGGTCCTGTTTGCCTTGTACGTCGTTTTTCCAGCGATGGGCCGGGACTATGATGCTGCCGTGATCGCCGCCGGTTTTTCCGGACTTGGCTTGGGGGCGACACCGGTCGGGATTGCCAACATGCATGCGGTCACCGAAAAATATGGGGCTTCCCAAAAAGCATTTCTGGTGGTGCCGCTTGTCGGAGCATTCTTTCTAGACATCGCTAACGCCGTAATTATTCAGGGCTTTCTAGCAACGCCGCTTTTTCGAAATGCCGCAGGTTGAACTCCTGCTAAAAAAGTTGCTCAAACGGATCCCGTAGAGAGACTCGACACGCAATAAAAATCGAGCACCCACCGCTCCGAAAGTTTTTTTCGGGGCGGCGCAATCGCAGAGGTCTGTGGATTGCCGGCAACTCGTCCAAAAGTCCTCAAGCCAATTTTAGTCAGCCCAGAGCACATCGCTCTGGACCGCCAACTAAGTGGAGCTTGGGAACGCGGAATGAGCATGCTAACTCGCCGCCGCTAGCGCTTGGTCCAGATCTGCCAGAATATCATTGATATGCTCGATCCCGACCGACAGTCGCACCATTTCCGGGGTGATGCCGGCTGCGCGTTGTTGGTCTT
Coding sequences within it:
- the efp gene encoding elongation factor P; translation: MPQINAGDFRKGVKVIIDGEPYNMLELNFVKPGKGQALYKTRLKHLFKGTILDRTYKSGDSLEGADVRQGEGQFTYRDGENLVFMDNETYEQYPLAQDACGDAAQYLQEGMTCGLLYWNEQLIDITAPPHVVLEVTYTEPAARGNTASSLTKPATVETGATITVPAFVETGEKIKIDTRTGDYIERARE
- the epmB gene encoding EF-P beta-lysylation protein EpmB codes for the protein MPTPHATTRQTLSPQEDTANWHRALAAAVRDPDELIDLLGLGDVYREPARRAAGLFPLLVPRDYLARIEPGNPRDPLLLQVLPLANEEAVVDGFSADAVGDAQAHRSPGLLQKYTGRALLITTGACAVHCRYCFRREFPYGEEPRTMEDWEPAFADIAADSSLHEIILSGGDPLMLTDARLAMFIERLDRIEHLRRLRIHTRLPIVLPQRVTDTLLEMLTTMRLTPIVVMHANHAHELQGDCAAALRELVRGGVTVLNQAVLLRDINDTTESQAELCERLVNLGVIPYYLHQLDRVSGAAHFEVPEQTGGGIIEELRKRLPGYAVPQFVREIAGELHKTPL
- a CDS encoding aldehyde ferredoxin oxidoreductase family protein: MSSTPPGYHGRFLRVDLSARTAVAVPISGEVLRRFVGGSGLGTWILLQESRDGFDPLAAEAPLLFVFSPLVGSPLTTSAKFVVMGKSPLTQRINDSLSSSHFAIAGKKTGYDALVIVGAAEEPTCLVIEPESVRYEPAQAAWGLSSSAASETLSQQLGQGFRFAAIGPAGENLVRYATISHDGRHAGRGGMGAVMGAKNLKAVAVRGDRLTPFHDAEGLVALSKTLSKKSFGPATAKYRELGTAGNLLAFNRLAVLPTRNFQTSTFEGAATLAPEAMAVSHERTRASCAACTIGCEHIYHRHDNQAGVRMEYENLFALGPLCGIADPEAVLAASALCDELGMDTISAGATIAFAMECAERGFLKAADLRFGNSAAVLSMLKQIGARQDLGDLLAEGSRIAAARIGQNTSDFAPHVKGLELPGYEPRALQTMALGFAVGTRGADHNRSGAYEVDFSAQYDRLHAGPEVVAPAIETEDRAALMDSLILCKFLRGVLVDYHEELAEMLNLITGFGVTAAELRTTAQRIVTAKKLYNIRQGWTPAEDTLPARFLSDPLPEDSGPSGGANLSPTQLSELVAAYNLGRGWDRDGWIPASRLQELEAE
- a CDS encoding MoaD/ThiS family protein, encoding MPIHVELFGIPRQRAGVKELNVTAGDLRSLLLAVGRELPQLLDVCLERDGRLKSGYLANINGRAFVTAAETPLTDGDNVLILSADAGG
- the hrpA gene encoding ATP-dependent RNA helicase HrpA; protein product: MSSAPLEPSLAALERQIQHALAADRHRLRRRARSIRQAQQRKQPFDKNLARLADEVQQSVQLRKSRLAGRPTVTFDEELPIFAKRQEIADAIANHQVVVVSGETGSGKSTQLPKICLDMGRGIDGMIGHTQPRRIAARSVAARVAEELGSTVGQSVGFKIRFTDATSPRTYVKLMTDGILLAESQGDTFLNQYDTIIIDEAHERSLNIDFLLGFVKRLLPKRPELRLIITSATIDAQRFSEHFATATRPAPVIEVSGRTYPVEVRYRPLEGDNDSEEADLQRGVLNAVEELTAEDDGDVLIFMPTERDIRETAQALRGRQIAGSRMGKGTEILPLYGRLSTAEQNRVFQSHNHRRIVIATNVAESSLTVPGIRSVIDAGTARISRYSARSKVQRLPIEPISRASADQRKGRCGRLGPGICIRLYSEQDYLTRDEFTSPEIQRTNLAAVILQTLSLKLGAIEEYPFLDPPKPIAIREGYSTLFELGAIDDRDQLTDIGRKLSRLPVDPRVGRMVLAAHEENCLREVLIIAAALELQDPRERPVDKQQAADTCHEQFVHEESDFLGYLKLWDFYEGLKHDLSRNRLRKACQQNFLSYNRMREWQEIHRQLLQIVEQNKLKQQPRRDDYDAIHRSLLTGLLSGIANRTDTYEYTGAGGQKLNLWPGSATFEKKPKWVVAAELVETTRRYARVVARINPNWIEPLAGHLVVRTHSEPHWVPETGSVMAYEKVTLFGLPIIPRRRIPYGSVNAPVAREMFIQHGLVEGDWQTPVKFFAHNQQLIEQLEEMAAKSRRRDFFLGEEARYEFYDSRIPPHAYDGARLRKWLRKVEQTTPNILHMTQADLLVDHSEAVTDTDFPDAITIDKMQLPLEYHLEPGSDEDGVTLTIPQAGLNQLQPHRLEWLVPGLIEEKILALIKSLPKSSRRSLNPLAETARKVAAEISFGEGEFATAVADKLAEIAGTRCAASEFQQVQLPNHLRMNVRVIDSEGEALGEGRDLTKIRKSLGAAAAANFSAIDDPTWNRDGIVTWDFGELPKRVDIQHGGLALKGYPALIDTGAAVNLRLLDCPLKATFETRGGLRRLFYLAERRELKAQADWLPNIDRILLNAATLPDSAIFRQCIAELLTDRAFLPTNAIPRSAEEFEQQRHTGNQRIGRAVQEVAGLLEPMLTAYQQALVAVESAAGKGWDAAVADMRLQLQELTTAGFLTRTPWNWLQQHPRYFEGIRRRLHKLAQGGAPRDKEQHAVIQPRWNAYRTRAAEHHQRGVYDPELIQYRWMLEELRISLFVQELGTSITISPQRLDKQGAKVRA
- a CDS encoding prolyl hydroxylase family protein, with translation MQKVQLLGDSVFVIQNFLSHSESKELIRMSEIRGFEDAPITTSSGFEMRKDVRNNSRVMVDDVALAEDLWTRAEQYLVPTWSYRKPVGFNERFRFYRYEVGQTFKPHFDGYFARTNGQRSEFTFLVYLNDDFDGGETRFFEPESICVKPETGLALVFHHPQLHEGSVVVKGKKYVLRTDVMYGGDN
- the gltS gene encoding sodium/glutamate symporter, with amino-acid sequence MDEPIIVNLDSSWTIIVAVIVLYAGRFATSHIRFLREFNIPEAVSGGILCSVVVAIVFSMSNHQITFDLTLRDTLLLVFFSTIGLSAKFRTLLAGGKALALLVVCSIGFLILQDVAGIAVAMSFGQHPAYGLISGSIAFAGGHGSAISYGQLAAEQGLPGALELGMASATFGLIAGGLIGGPIARRLMSGHNLSGEIKNQAFVPGPDETSDPGPVTLNGMLDSIFALAICIAAGAAVNEWYTQRSEIPLPGFLTAMFVGIVITNCLDVLKIDLHKASISLCSDVSLQLFLAMSLMSLQLWSLQGAFGYLLIILLTQIAVMVLFALYVVFPAMGRDYDAAVIAAGFSGLGLGATPVGIANMHAVTEKYGASQKAFLVVPLVGAFFLDIANAVIIQGFLATPLFRNAAG